A DNA window from Spirochaetaceae bacterium contains the following coding sequences:
- a CDS encoding sulfatase-like hydrolase/transferase, translating into MARPNVIVVLTDDQGHGDLSYTGNPVLRTPALDRLQAESVRFTDFHVCPVCTPTRGELMTGCDSLRNGATFVSMGRALLRTDLPTAADIFAANGYRTGLFGKWHLGDNYPYRPQDRGFQEAIWHPSWGITSAADVYGNDYFDDTYRHRDRMEEFRGYCTDVWFEQASAWIRRCVRGGDPFFAYVATNAPHGPLWVPDRYRDPYRGAVADGRVTADHASFFAMIACIDENLARLDWFLHQNGLYDDTIFVFMTDNGTASGEAVYNAGMRGRKSSIYDGGHRVPCLLRWPGGGIGGRRAGDAPPAPEAATGGGDLAA; encoded by the coding sequence ATGGCGCGTCCCAACGTGATCGTGGTCCTTACCGACGACCAGGGCCACGGCGATCTTTCCTACACCGGCAACCCGGTGCTGCGCACCCCGGCCCTCGACCGGCTGCAGGCGGAGAGCGTGCGCTTCACCGACTTTCACGTGTGCCCGGTGTGCACGCCGACGCGCGGTGAGCTGATGACCGGGTGCGACTCGCTGCGCAACGGCGCCACCTTCGTGTCGATGGGCCGCGCCCTGCTGCGCACCGACCTGCCCACCGCCGCGGACATCTTCGCCGCCAACGGCTACCGGACCGGCCTGTTCGGCAAGTGGCACCTGGGTGACAATTACCCCTACCGGCCGCAGGACCGCGGCTTCCAGGAGGCGATCTGGCACCCGAGCTGGGGCATCACCTCGGCCGCCGACGTGTACGGCAACGACTACTTCGACGACACCTACCGGCACCGCGACCGGATGGAGGAGTTCCGCGGCTACTGCACCGACGTGTGGTTCGAGCAGGCCAGCGCCTGGATCCGCCGTTGCGTGCGCGGCGGCGACCCGTTCTTCGCCTACGTCGCCACCAACGCACCGCACGGGCCGCTGTGGGTGCCGGACCGCTACCGCGATCCTTACCGTGGCGCGGTGGCCGACGGCCGGGTGACCGCCGACCACGCCAGCTTCTTCGCCATGATCGCCTGCATCGACGAGAACCTGGCGCGGCTGGACTGGTTCCTGCACCAGAACGGCCTGTACGACGACACCATCTTCGTGTTCATGACCGACAACGGCACCGCGAGCGGCGAGGCGGTGTACAACGCCGGCATGCGCGGCAGGAAGTCGTCGATCTACGACGGCGGCCACCGCGTGCCCTGCCTGCTGCGCTGGCCGGGCGGCGGCATCGGGGGACGGCGTGCGGGCGATGCGCCGCCGGCACCGGAGGCTGCCACCGGCGGCGGCGATCTCGCGGCG
- a CDS encoding CBS domain-containing protein: MTSAPTPAAAVVCPECGYENAPETAVCEACETNVFRPERGNGGSQFIEQLVSDPAAVLASLPPQFLAAGSTVAEAVTSMRESGAGYVLVADAGRILGIFTERDLVRRVIADGRTPADTPIESVMTPDPVVLRQDDSLATAVNKMVMGYFRHVPLVDGAGRVRGVTSSHDLLRHLHSLMHETDGD; the protein is encoded by the coding sequence TTGACTAGCGCCCCGACTCCGGCCGCCGCGGTGGTGTGCCCGGAGTGCGGTTACGAGAACGCACCGGAGACCGCGGTGTGCGAGGCGTGCGAGACCAACGTGTTCCGCCCGGAGCGCGGCAACGGCGGCTCGCAGTTCATCGAGCAACTGGTCTCCGACCCGGCGGCGGTGCTCGCCTCGCTGCCGCCGCAGTTCCTGGCCGCCGGTTCAACGGTTGCGGAGGCGGTCACCTCGATGCGCGAGTCGGGCGCCGGCTACGTGCTGGTGGCCGACGCCGGGCGCATCCTCGGCATCTTCACCGAGCGCGATCTGGTCAGACGCGTGATCGCGGACGGGCGAACCCCGGCGGACACGCCGATCGAGTCGGTGATGACCCCGGACCCGGTGGTGCTGCGCCAGGACGACAGCCTCGCGACCGCCGTCAACAAGATGGTCATGGGCTATTTCCGTCACGTTCCGCTGGTCGATGGCGCCGGTCGCGTGCGCGGCGTGACCTCGTCGCACGACCTGTTGCGGCACCTGCATTCGCTCATGCACGAGACCGACGGCGACTGA
- a CDS encoding 2-oxoacid:ferredoxin oxidoreductase subunit beta — protein MPTDTAAPLTRKNFVSDQDVRWCPGCGDYAILATMQRVLPTLGVPRENIVFISGIGCSSRFPYYVDTYGFHSIHGRAMTLASGLKITRPELLVFVITGDGDGLSIGGNHLIHALRRNMDLNIILFNNRIYGLTKGQYSPTSEVGKRTVSSPSGSLEVPVSPARIALAAEASFVARTVATDTKHLSTTLERAAHHRGGCFVEVYQNCNVYNDGAFDYFAERSIRAEQTINLEHGKPLLFGKNGEKAVKLDKLEPVICDADDPDRLVHDERAPSNVWPYLLAHMSPSFGLPLPLGILRAVDKPTYEDGMSEQIDAARERLGAGDVAALLRAGDTWTVD, from the coding sequence ATGCCAACTGATACCGCAGCGCCGCTGACGCGCAAGAACTTCGTCTCCGACCAGGACGTGCGCTGGTGCCCGGGATGCGGCGACTACGCCATCCTGGCGACGATGCAGCGGGTGCTGCCCACGCTGGGCGTGCCGCGCGAGAACATCGTGTTCATCAGCGGCATCGGCTGCTCGAGCCGCTTCCCCTACTACGTCGACACCTACGGCTTCCACTCCATTCACGGGCGCGCCATGACCTTGGCCTCGGGGCTGAAGATCACCCGTCCGGAGCTGCTGGTGTTCGTGATCACCGGCGACGGCGACGGCCTGTCGATCGGCGGCAACCACCTGATCCACGCTCTGCGCCGCAACATGGACCTGAACATCATCCTGTTCAACAACCGCATCTACGGGCTCACCAAGGGCCAGTACTCGCCGACCAGCGAGGTGGGCAAGCGTACCGTCAGTTCGCCGTCCGGCTCCCTGGAGGTGCCGGTGAGTCCGGCGCGCATCGCGCTGGCCGCGGAGGCGAGCTTCGTGGCGCGCACCGTGGCGACCGACACCAAGCACCTGTCCACCACCCTGGAGCGCGCCGCCCACCACCGCGGCGGCTGCTTCGTGGAGGTGTACCAGAACTGCAACGTGTACAACGACGGTGCCTTCGACTATTTCGCGGAGCGCAGCATACGCGCCGAGCAGACCATCAACCTGGAACACGGCAAGCCGCTGCTGTTCGGCAAGAACGGCGAAAAGGCGGTCAAGCTGGACAAGCTGGAGCCGGTAATCTGCGACGCCGACGATCCCGACCGGCTGGTGCACGACGAGCGTGCCCCAAGCAACGTTTGGCCGTATCTTCTGGCGCATATGAGCCCCTCTTTCGGCCTGCCGCTGCCGCTGGGCATATTGCGGGCCGTGGACAAACCGACCTACGAGGACGGCATGAGCGAGCAGATAGACGCGGCCCGGGAACGTCTGGGCGCGGGCGACGTGGCGGCGCTGTTGCGCGCCGGCGATACCTGGACCGTTGACTAG
- a CDS encoding 2-oxoacid:acceptor oxidoreductase subunit alpha, with translation MERTSRSELERVTVRFAGDSGDGLQVVGSQLTNTSALFGNDLATLPDYPAEIRAPAGTLPGVSAFQISFASEDIHTPGDAPDVLVALNPAALKAHLEDIPEGGTLIVNEDAFTSQNLSKAGYENNPLTDKSLAHYRLIPLPITSQNQAALAHLDMSPRQAGRSKNFYALGIVYWLYDRPLEPTLRWFEAKWGSRPQIVAANTAALKAGYAFADTTELFTSAYRVPAADLPPGTYRNITGNEATALGFITASHLADRPLFYASYPITPASTVLHELSRHRNLGVVTFQAEDEIASIGAAIGAAFGGSLALTGTSGPGLALKSEALGLAVVVELPLVVIDVQRAGPSTGMPTKTEQADLLQAMFGRNGEAPVAVVAPATPSECFAMALEAFRIAVTYMTPVLYLSDGYLANGSEPWRIPPMDDLPSIPVRFRTDPKGFQPYERDPETLARPWAIPGTAGLEHRVGGLAKEDVTGNVSYDPENNERMVKLRRRKIAGIADGIPDVEVAGPRHGGLLVLGWGSTYGAITTACEKLRGEGVAVSNAHIRYLNPFPPNLGEVLARFERVLIPELNLGQLRMLIADAFGVAARRLSKVQGKPFLVREIRAAIVEELARMEAHAN, from the coding sequence ATGGAACGCACGTCGCGATCGGAACTGGAGCGCGTTACCGTACGGTTCGCCGGCGATTCCGGCGACGGCCTGCAGGTCGTCGGTTCGCAGCTCACCAACACCTCGGCGCTGTTCGGCAACGACCTCGCCACCCTGCCCGACTATCCGGCCGAGATCCGCGCCCCGGCCGGCACTCTGCCCGGGGTGAGCGCCTTCCAGATCAGCTTCGCGAGCGAGGATATCCACACCCCCGGTGACGCGCCCGACGTGCTGGTGGCGCTCAATCCCGCCGCCCTCAAGGCGCACCTGGAGGATATCCCCGAGGGCGGCACCCTGATCGTCAACGAGGACGCGTTCACCAGCCAGAACCTCTCCAAGGCGGGCTACGAGAACAACCCGCTCACCGACAAGTCCCTGGCCCATTACCGCCTGATCCCGCTGCCGATCACCTCGCAGAACCAGGCCGCCCTGGCGCACCTCGACATGAGCCCGCGGCAGGCGGGGCGATCGAAGAACTTCTACGCGCTCGGCATCGTCTACTGGCTGTACGACCGGCCCCTGGAGCCCACCCTACGCTGGTTCGAGGCCAAGTGGGGCTCGCGTCCCCAGATCGTGGCGGCCAACACCGCCGCGCTCAAGGCCGGCTACGCGTTCGCCGACACCACCGAGCTGTTCACCTCCGCGTACCGGGTGCCGGCGGCCGATCTGCCGCCCGGCACCTACCGCAACATCACCGGCAACGAGGCTACCGCGCTCGGCTTCATCACCGCCTCGCACCTCGCGGACCGGCCCCTGTTCTATGCCAGCTACCCGATTACGCCGGCCAGCACGGTGCTGCACGAGCTGTCGCGCCACCGCAACCTGGGCGTCGTAACCTTCCAGGCGGAGGACGAGATCGCCTCCATCGGCGCCGCCATCGGTGCAGCGTTCGGCGGTTCCCTGGCGCTGACCGGCACCAGCGGGCCCGGACTGGCACTGAAAAGCGAGGCGCTCGGCCTGGCCGTGGTGGTGGAGTTGCCGCTGGTGGTGATCGACGTGCAGCGCGCCGGCCCGTCGACCGGTATGCCGACCAAGACCGAGCAGGCCGACCTCCTTCAGGCGATGTTCGGGCGCAACGGCGAGGCGCCGGTGGCCGTGGTCGCGCCCGCCACGCCGAGCGAGTGTTTTGCCATGGCCCTGGAGGCGTTCCGCATCGCCGTGACCTACATGACCCCGGTGCTGTACCTGTCCGACGGCTACCTGGCCAACGGCTCGGAGCCGTGGCGCATTCCGCCGATGGACGACCTGCCGTCCATCCCGGTCCGGTTCCGCACCGATCCGAAAGGGTTTCAACCCTACGAGCGCGATCCCGAAACGCTGGCCCGCCCGTGGGCGATCCCCGGCACCGCCGGCCTGGAGCACCGCGTCGGCGGCTTGGCCAAGGAAGACGTGACCGGCAACGTGAGCTACGATCCGGAGAACAACGAACGCATGGTCAAGCTGCGGCGGCGCAAGATCGCCGGCATCGCGGACGGCATTCCCGATGTCGAGGTGGCGGGGCCGCGGCACGGCGGCCTGCTGGTGCTGGGCTGGGGCAGTACCTACGGCGCCATCACCACCGCGTGCGAGAAGCTGCGCGGCGAGGGCGTGGCGGTGTCCAACGCCCACATCCGCTACCTGAACCCGTTTCCCCCCAACCTGGGCGAGGTGCTCGCTCGCTTCGAACGCGTGCTGATCCCGGAACTGAACCTGGGCCAGTTGCGCATGCTGATCGCCGATGCCTTCGGCGTGGCCGCGCGGCGGCTCTCCAAAGTGCAGGGCAAACCGTTCCTGGTGCGTGAAATTCGCGCCGCGATCGTGGAGGAACTGGCAAGGATGGAAGCACATGCCAACTGA
- a CDS encoding CBS domain-containing protein, with translation MSRKQANMPIYRELAQQPLRSIALQPPLSVTADTRLQAVVDTICSSDTDYVLVTKDEALAGIFTEHDLLTRAANPDGLPDVAVGEFMSPDPTVMDASRPISDALDAMAKGRYRHLPISDGERGCVGVLTSYDVLHFLAELLPGSILNLPPRPHQTTRAPDGA, from the coding sequence ATGAGCAGGAAGCAGGCGAACATGCCGATCTACCGCGAACTCGCCCAACAGCCGTTGCGCTCGATAGCGCTGCAACCGCCGCTGTCGGTGACCGCCGACACCCGCCTCCAGGCGGTAGTGGACACCATATGCAGTTCCGATACTGATTATGTGCTAGTAACGAAAGACGAAGCGTTGGCCGGCATCTTTACCGAGCACGACCTGCTGACCAGAGCGGCCAACCCGGACGGCCTCCCGGACGTGGCGGTGGGCGAGTTCATGTCTCCCGACCCGACCGTGATGGATGCCTCCCGGCCGATCAGCGACGCGCTCGACGCGATGGCGAAGGGGCGCTACCGGCACTTGCCGATCAGCGACGGCGAGCGCGGCTGCGTCGGCGTGCTGACCAGCTACGACGTGCTGCACTTCCTCGCCGAGCTGCTGCCGGGCAGCATCCTCAACCTGCCGCCGCGGCCGCACCAGACCACCCGGGCGCCGGACGGAGCGTGA